The following DNA comes from Sparus aurata chromosome 3, fSpaAur1.1, whole genome shotgun sequence.
ctctctcttgcacaaacacacgtacacactgATGCTCATTCAAACATACAGACCAGCCCTGTGAACGGCATGCTGTAGCCTCtaaacattcattcatgaagGCCAGCCAGTGCGgactgctgattttttttccgcTCCCTCCATGAATAATACCCTACACTAGCAAGAAGTAATAACTGTATGAAATCAACACTTAATCGGCCCGTTAGTCATCCATGCAGCCAAATATACGTTTGGAGTGGAATAACTTGATGATTGACAACATGTCACAACAAAACTCCCCCTTTCACAGCTCTGGGGCCTCGGTATTAATTCCAGTCTGGAAGACAGGGGAGAGAGACGAGGGGAAGctcgtttttgtttttagttttttttattagttgTCATTTTGCATCAGGACGGAGAGGCCCAACACGATGAAACAAGaatgaaggagggaggaaaacGTGAAACAGACACTGGTGATTGAATGCTCAGAGGGCAGgcaagcaggcagacagacagtaaggCAGAAAGGGCAAAGGGACGACGTGGGAAAGACAAAGAGACCGAATGCCGTAGGATGAAAACAGAGATGAGGATGGAGTTGGGGATGGAGGGGGGGGAAAAGCATAGCCTATGGCAAGACACTCAAACCTGTGCATGTCAAAACAAGACTTCGAGATCTACGAGGAGGAAGTCCACAGGCAAAACAAAGAGGAGGGGAGCACGAATGTGAAACTCAAACTTTCCAACCAGCTTCTTGTACAAATGTGTTCGTAGACTGTCTATATTCAGAGAGGCCAATGGTGGTTTAACTACTGCTTTCACTACTGAGATGAACAAAACCTTTAACAAGCACGCTTCACTTTTACCTGTTTTCCAGTCAGTAACcatgcaaatttgaaaaaaacgaAATAGCATTGGTGTAAAAGATTAACCAAGACACAGTTCTCAGAAGCATGCAAAACAAAAGTTACTAAAAGCCTTTCTGATGTGCCTGGTAGCTTCACATAGTTTGGAGAGCAAGGATGAAGCATATGACTTACAGTTTAAAACCAAAATCCTAGTTTACCCCCTAAATATCTGTCCATAGTTATCATCTCATACAGTAGAGAGTTTTGTCGATCACTGTCCTGTTGTGCTCAGAGAAATCAGCACACTTACTGAAGGTGTCAGGCACTCCCAGGGGGGTACAACAACACCGAAGCAGTAACAACAATACGCACAACTGAAGAGTACCACCTGAGAAAAAACTGGGTCATGTTTAACCTAAAGACCAGCTGTTTGTGACTGCTGCACAATCAGTCACATATACCTCAGTGTTAAGTATACCTCTAGAGATGCGTTCAATGAGGTgtgtgacaaaaaacaaaaacacatgctcCTTAGGGATCTTCATACAACATGGTTGCTAGACTATGGAAGCAGCAGGGTAGCAGTTTGTTAATAAAACGACAATTATTGTACTGTGCCAGAAAATTGTAGATTGTTGTAGTTAAAGCTGGTGCTTGAATGTATGCATGACTTTAACCTCTGCCTATGTTCggcatgaaatgtgtttttgtcagaaacaaacacaggtttATTTTCATTCTATCCACAATTTCCCTTTTATCAATTCAGCAGTAGCCGCCCTACAGCTGATAGAAAAATGCAAGTGGAACAAAAACTAATTATGTGTGTCACTGCTTCTCTTCAAACAAAGTGAATATAGGATTTAAGTGCAGGATCGGTAAACAAAGAGCAATTACAAAATTACAAACTAAAACTGCAGCAGATGGACTTGTGGTAATATGAAAAGGAGGCATAtctaaacatttttaattatacAGCAAATTAGTGACAGATCTGATTAACGATGAAGCTGAATGACGGCAGCTGTTCACCatcaacaaaacatacaaaagtGTGGCTGCAAGTGAATTAAAGgatgcctctctctccctgagaGGAAGCCATCAGATGAACTCAATCCAGATACTGAACTTCCCTCTGTGCTTATTATCTCGCTAGACACAAAACCACAGGAGCCAGAGGCTGGCTGTCAATACGCTGCATTTTCATTGTTTACACCCCCTCTAACGGTACCTCAGAATCTCAGTTCTGCCACAAAGGTCCTACACATGACAGTGCACTAGAACAGCCAGTGATTTGGGCTTTTCAACAGCACACAGTGCTTTACTATTCTTGAATGCCACCGTTTACTATTTGACTATCACTCGCTTATGCACAGATCACCAAGAAAAAATTAACTTGCCACTACAAAGGCAGGTATGGTTCATGGAGAAATTATACAGAAAGCAAGTGTAGTCAATGGCAGACATGACACAAGCCACTGGATCTAATTCACTGCTTGCATTCAGAGAACTAGAGGGTTATCTGGCATAGGCAAGTGCAGCCTATACCTAGCTTATACTCATCAGCTTGCTCAAGAATTTGTTCATGCATAACCATTTCATTCAGCTGTATATAATTTACCATGACCACATATTTCCCTGGCCCGGTAAATCTCTGCTGAGACTCCTAGAAATCACAGTTTATGAGCCATTGTTGCAGCCCATGGATTCACTGTAGGCCCGTGTTAGGACTTCAAGTCTCAGTCCTTTCTGGATAATTAGCCTATTTAGCTAATATTTACAATCTGTACATGTTAGCTGCTAACATGTCTAAAAAAATTATCTGGTTGTGTATGAATAAATCAGTGTCACTGACATTCTGTGGTTTTTATCACAACCAGCAGACCGTGATATTGATAACAGGCAGCCTCTTGGCCTTGATAGCTATGTTACACAGCTAGCCTCCCCAGTACAGTGCACACCCAGGCTGTCTGTGCCACGCCATGTATTGTTTACATAGCTTGAACGGTTGCGCTATATTTTGACAGCACAATAAACCGAAAACAACGAGCTAACCGAATAGCGAATTCAACACAGCCACACGTTGTGTATGTTTGCGCTTAGTACCCCAATAAGCTGCTTAGAAACACACCAGCGCTGTCAACTCACAGGGAAGCTAGCAAAGCTACACTAGCTAGCATttgttagcttaacaagcagaCAGGATTCACCGAATCTGATACAGGATTCACTAGCTTCCAGGCTAACACTGGAAGCTAATAAGGAAAGCAGTCCGGTCCATTATCGGACATCCGTGACCTGCTTCTTTTCTGACTTCAGAAAAATGTACAGTCCCTCCACtggattaagaaaaaaatataatttcatatcccatttgaattatttattgaTCGTAATAACAAAAAGTCGCTCTGGTCCAATAGTGTCGGGATTGCTAGATAGGGATCACATATCTGCGgtctctgtgttttcctttctccTGACGCTCACTGGGTCAAACTCGGCTACATTCCACATCCTCATTATGACAGCAGTCGAAAGTGTAACTTAAGCGAGTTTAATTAATGGCATGGAAAGGGTACAACACAGAATTACGTGTCTTAACAAAAGTACACGGAGAGCTAACTAGCCAAGCTCTCCTAAATCTGGAAGATTTGTCCGAAGATGGAACCCTGACCGTTAGCACTCTAGCTAACGTTGCCTGGCTACACAGTCCGGATGGGCAATCTGATGTAGTTGGAAAAAtgcattcaaaaacacattttcagattcTTCCACAATTTAATTGTTCCTCGCTATTTGTTGTACACTTCGCTTATAACAACTGTGCTAAAATTCATCGGATAAAGCCTTCCCTATCCTTCACTGTCTGAGCCCCAAGACAGTCACCACGGACAGGAACAATGTCCCTCACATAGCTGGAGCAAAGGGAGCAGCTCTCAGTGGAGCTCAGTCCGACCTATTCCACTCATTTTTGGGCTTACCGGTCTTGAAGAACGCCGCTATGTCGCTAGCGTCCTTCGCCGTCTCCTCCGCTCCTTCCCCGGAGCTCATGACTGCCACAACCCGGAGCTCGGTATCTCCCAAGTAGATCCCCCAAAAAATCGACAAAAAGGTGGCACAAAAATCACTTCTGTCCCGGCAAAAGCGTCATTAAAGACACACGGGCGGTTACGGTGACTCGTAGACGCTAGCAGTGCCATCTGCAGACCTCCATCTTGGGGTAACGTAATTGGAAACGATCGGCCGGGGGCACCGGGTTCCTCCTCGGAGTGAAGCCGAGGGGAGAGTAGCTGGAGCGCGGAGGAGGGGGGGCGGGAGGGGCCGGGTCGCTGCTCGGTGAATCTCCGTGAGCTTTCGGAAACGAGCAGACGGCGGCGGGTCATCAAGGAACGACGGCGGCCAcggtgtgcgcgtgtgcgtgcgcgtgtctGTCCAACATACAGTGAAACATGTAGGACATATCAAACTGACGAGGGCTGAAAACTACCAGGAAACAAGTCTGCACACATGCAGCCGGTGGTGATACTGATGGGACTGACAAGCGTATGGGCTCCGTGTGACCCGAGCTGGATGATTATGCGACTCTCTGTTGGGAAATGACCGAGTTTTTGGGGGAGTTGAGCAGACAATGACTCATGAAGCCTACTGTTGATTCTTTCTGTCATGTTTCCGTAAAAAGTGGGTGAATGTTTAGTTACTCATACTTAAAGGGAGGAGTGGAGTGATTGTTAAAGTCTCCCGGATACAAACAGTATAAGGTCCGCTGTTGTGACTGTGGATCTATCCTGGTTTTCTCGCCTCTGTCAGCTGTGTCGCTGGTGCCATCTGCTGGCTGCGGCATGAACTGATGCTCCTGCCCAAAGTCTTACCCCAGAGGGAATACGAGGAACTTGTGTTGATCATATTAAAGCTTCTTGATGATAATGCAATCACTGAATGAGCTTCTAGGAAGATCATCCTACCTCCTCCATTAGAAACAATTCAGTTTTCTGGAGAAGGATACAACCACtgaaaccccccaaaaaaacaaacaaaaaacccccaGCATGAAATCAATATTTGATTATTAAATGCAAATATATGACATAATATAACCCGATGATGAAACTGTGAAGTAATCCAATCAACGTAAGAGCATCACCTTAAATAAAGCCTGGGCAATATGGCCtgaaaggataagttcaccgtAAAAATGAATTTTTGAGCCATAATCCATTCACCCTAATGTGGATTGAAAGTCTGGCAAAGTTTTGTAGTTAACAAATCATTTCTGGAGTATGTTTCCatacagctagcttagcataattCAAGTCTCTGAATGACCAGACAACCCAAATTGATcagaaaaaatgttatttattacaCCCTTGAATGCTGTCAGGCCAGTGCACATCACACTTAAGATGGGGTGAGTTTAACGGAGTAGCTCCAGTGAAGATTTAGGCTTACGAAAGGGTTCAGGTAACATTTCATATTCAGTTTGGGATTTCTGGGCTTCCTTAAACTTGGATTTTAATACAAGTCCCTGTTGACTTCAGCTgatcaggagaatgctgcagtgctgttttgctgtgaagctcaagcACTGTGTTGTAGACGGCAAAACTTAACTGTCGCTTTCCATCTGCACGACGGTGAGAAGATTATGACTGAGTTTGAACTTTTTGGGTGAATTATCCTTTAAACCTATAtcatttcccaatttgggattcaATTgtatataaaattaaaaaacataaaataatattacattgactaaactgatattttgaaatattatcaAGAGCAATTAAAAATTGCTAGGACTGAACATCAACATCGTTGACCAAATACCTAATCATTGATATTGTGCCAATACTGTTGGGATGGcaggtactttcacaaaatatgaatacaaTGGGATTATTGAGAACTAATTTTCAATAATATACATATGACGACTAAGTTGGTAAAGACAAGacacaagtagaacagtctggtgggttcagaaaattacatcatTTACAATATTGCAGCCTTTAAATCCAGGAAACCCCTGATTACCATATCATGATATAAACATACCCAATACCCCAcacaatatattttatatcacaaaaaaagatgtaatatattgatttattgacCAGCCCTTTCTTTTTGTAAGAAACTACAATGTAATGTTATCACAATATCATTTGCTGTCACAGTTCTATAGCctatttattttaatgagggTGGACTACATATTAGATACACCTCTCAgtataacacaaaataattctGACAAAACTGGCATAAAGCTGAGTCAACACTGTGATAATTAACTATGCTGAAAACTATACAGTACCTAATAAACTAGCAGCTGagtgcaaagtagaaatagaaacaGACTATGGGAAAATGGCAATTTCGAATAACACAGCTGGAGTTAAGAAAGATAGGTAAGGTAAGGTACTTTATTGTGAAAAGAAGATTGGTGAAATAACATTTCATAATACTGTGCTGTGGTTTAAACATTTATTggattatttcacaaaatgtttctatcccccttatatatatatatatatatgtattataccTGTCAGACACCCAGGCTCAAGATTATCAGAATAATTCTGACGCTTGCTTGAGAATTCTAACATTCTGATATTCCACCACCAGTATGTGACTGAATGACATTCAGGGCCTTCTGCAATTAATTTGAAAGAAATATTCTCAGGAACTGAACAGAAGGTCGTTCTAGAAGTGAGAGCATCGCCACACGACTGCCTGCTCATAGTGCATcgacacacagcacacagcacacacacaaacacacatgcacacacacaaacacaaaaacacacgcacacacacacacacacacacacacacacacacacacacacactgcacaaaaTGCTCCAAATGATTTCCTGCGagtgaaaatgttgatattgATGAACTGTTGTGGAAATGCAGCAGCAGATAGTAGAGTGAATTATCGATGAGATGACATTATATTGTCCTTTTATAAGTGGGACTCAACATGGAAAATGACCTTTAGCCGTGATGCATTTATTACAGTCAGTGGAGGACTGCAGGTCGGCCTTATTTCTGTTAGCTTTCCTTCGAAGCGGCTGTTCAACTGTTTATGTTCAGCAGAGAGGTTGCTTGAATTGTTtgaaagggttagggttagggttgggttagggttaaggttagggGTTATTGATACTGATGCTGAATAATACAAATCTATCTATTGATCTGTAGACAATGCTGAGTTAAACTCACTTACAATGTGCTTGGATGCGCAAGGAAATAGCATATTTCAGTAGCCTATGTAAGGACGTCCTTCCAAAGGTTGTTCAGTTCTAAGGAGGAGATAAACTCAACAGACAGGTGAACACCATTAATAGTAGTCAATCATAGTCAAGAGAAGTTCaaactttaaagcaacactatatAACCTTTCAACAACGGCCACTGTGGATGTCATAACCCGGCTCATAGGCTATGACAAATACGGCAAGGTACACAATAGATGGCAGAACATAAGGGAATTTATTAAATTAGCTTAAACAACTGAGgttataaatacaaatatgaaGTGTGTTAGTCAGTAACATCAGTAATGTAAATGTGGATGTGTGAGCAAAATGGGGTGTAAATGTTGTAAAGTGAAAACGAAgtagaaaccaaacaaagaaaatgtgctGCCGCTGCTGGCAGGGATGCACCCCAATCAGAGAGAGCGAGGGCCGGGTTGCTACTGGGTTTTTATCCTTTTAGGAGTGCCTGCACCAGGTGCTCCCAGTTTGTGCCCTGCTGATGTTACCTTCAAGGACACATGGGAAAAACCATAACCGATCAACCACATCAGCACATCAACACTAGACAGGGACCGTCACATGGACACAAGTGTTATTATAGAATAATAACTAGGAGAGTTTAACAgtcaaatagggggcagcacatcaTCAGCGGTTAAGTTCAGTTAACTCAGAGCACTCAGAGaattgttggtgttgtttcctgtttgactATCCCCTCTTAAAGTATAAACAGTGATTAGGGGCTAGCTGCTTAGCAACTAACTTTTTTTTAGATCGCTGCACCACAGTACATTTGCATCCTTGACGTAATGCCAAAAATGTTGtctattcacattctgttgataatttgagttaattttattttttaaacgtacatattgcacctttaaaacaacaaagccATTATATAGGAACACTTGACTACCACACGTTTATTAGAAAGAAACTCTTTTTAAATTGACATTTAATATTTCAATTTATTGCTTCCACTGTTCACAGTGTATTTGGTTGAAAAGAGCAGCGGATGTAGATGTTGATGTGTTACTTGTCATGTCCAGCAGGGGGGAGGCTGATACTGGTGATCACCTGGCTTTCATCCACACAATGATATTGCTGCTGGGTGATGAAAGAATGAGAAGAATCCCCCTCccgctctcctctctcctcacagcTAGAGAAACAACGTCCTTAAGCACAACCTATTGTTTTCAGGTAATCTGTGTCTTCAGGGCGGCGTGGGTGTGGTTTAATCACATTGATTCACACATGGTGCCAGCATAAACAAACAGCCTCCCAACTGTCATTACGTTTTGATTGGGGCATTCTTAAGCTCTGACTGGTGGACATACTGTTTTTTCTCACTGAACCCGCCCACCTTGAATAGATGAGTAAAGAAGACAAATACAGGAAACTCATATGTAGAAATGTGTCAGTATAGCAGGCCGTTACTTGAAATGTGCTGTTTTTCATATGAGAGTGGATACCTTCTGAATGTCGATGTTATTTTTGATCATAATTTACAGGTGTCGTCGGATTGGAAGTTTTATTGTTGAATAATCGTAACTTTTGTTGTACAGTCAAATCTTCATGATTAACTTCAACAGGGAATTCATACTGATGACGACTTGTTTCTGCGGGTTGCTTCAGTGAGGATCACAACtttattacatgtttttcttcaacgtacaagttttcaacacattaaaTTGTTGTGacataatgagttttgtttgtagttagcagcTACACtacgtctgacaaattgttacagacctgggatttgtgtttACCAGAATGGTGTTGCACTCTGAAACTGTGGGGGCACAGAAAAAAATGCTAATGTCTATGTAATTGTCCCAGTTACACTAAAAGTAtaactgcagacacacacagaggcaggcaggtcgaaaacaaaaagtgagctttaaCGAGCTGATGTTCAGTATtcaaaaatccaaaatccaaaagtgCAAACAATTAAATGGCCGGCGACAAAAACTGGCAACAAAAAGGCAGGCAAAGAAAAATAAGGAGGAGAAAGCCAGAAAACCACGAGGAGCAAATTGGGAACACAGTGAGAACACAAGGAACACTGGTAACAGGGCAGTGCTAACGAGGCTGTGGGGGGGCTGGGGAGGAGCACTGGAACACagggacagaaacagaacactaaaaacacaggtgagcaggaagtggaaagtaacaacaagaaacaagaggatataactacaaaataaagcAGGAAATAACTAACCAAAACCCCAAACCATGACGGCAATggtgctttaaaaacaaactgacgtCCTTTGTTGTCAAACCTTAGACAGGGAGTCAAAATGGGGAAGACGAGCTTTGATGACAAAGcaagagtttgtttttaagcTCTAACATGACCGTGCCGTgacaattttacattttaatagttTAAGAGAGAGTGCTTTGGGGTTTTCTTGGAATTTTTTATGTCAAAATCTATACTTTTTCAAAGAGCACCGCtaataaatgtgatttattaatAGTCCAGGTAGTGCTCCCAACCTTACATTTTTCAATGAGGACTTCTCTTGCAAAGAGGCCGGCGTAACATTCAATTCTTCAttaataaaacatctgaaatagtagaaaaaacacacagatggaaATAAGGCTCAGTAACACTGGTACCCTCCTTTAATAACTCATTGAATGAGTGAACCCTGGCCTCAGGTGGTTTCATTCCCACAGTGAATCTTGCCAAATAGCAATATATCCCTCTGAAATGTCACCAGTAATTACTCCTGTCCTCTGAGACAACCTctaaaatgaaagaaagcagGTGTGAGCAtgctccgtctccctctctctgtctgtctctcttttctcgtCCACCGATCGCTACCGACCTCGAATACGTCACTGTAGTTGGAAGCCTCTTGAATGGCAGGATTGTTGGCAGTTTCATCATAATTTGTGCTGCCCTGCTCTCAGAGCGGTTCATGGCTTTGTAttgtgattctgtgtgtgtgtgtgtgtgtgtttgtgtgtggccaGTCTGGGCCAACAGCACATTGAGCGGCTCTTATTGGCCACCCCCCTGCTGTTTTGTCGTAATTACGTGGAGGGAGAGAACAATAACAGCAGGTGGGAcaggctgacacacacaaacacacatgcacgcacgcacacacaaaataagGTGTATGTCACGGCTGTAGTCTCCTAAATGGAAAAAGCTTAGAGGTTAACTGTCCCTCTAGATTACAAGGCGATGTAAGCTTTCTCCAATGCAAGGCACACACACTCTGGAAGGTGTGAGGTCAAAGAATCGCTGTGCCTGTGTGCGAGAGACTGATTcacccagacacacacttacaagTGAAAATGTGTGCCAcgaaataaaattaaatgacttttacttggattttcatttttaagtcAAGTCAACCtgttatatgaaaacaaacacaatgctattcagtgttttgtatgtattttgtttgttttttggaaaaTTGACTTATTCCCTTTTTTTGCCAAGCGTAAGATGTTTAGATTGAGGATATTTCCCCTAGAAGACTCCAATTTAACTCTAGGGGATTATTCCTCCAGAAAGTCTGGCTCACCACACAACTGTCACCTCCAGATCAGGCCGACTCTGCAAGGCAGTTCTGCGCGCTGCTCTGACCAGCCACATAGTGAAACCCTAGAGGCAGAAATTATTTATTGTGCATTTAAGTATGAAGCTACAATCAGCAGCCAATAAGCTTATTTTAGCATAGAAAGTGATGACAACTAGCCTGGCTCTGGCCGACAGTTACAAAATGAGGACACCAGCacctgatggaaaaaaaaaacatcataacaTCATAAATTGGTCATACTTACGGAAGTTGTTTTGCAACTTTCCCAATTGGACTTGGATTACCTTGAGGTGCACCATCTGTACTGCTCAGGGACTGGGAAACTATATATACTTTATCTAAAGTCCTGGCAATTGGACTTTAATGTGACCCATAACCAAACCAGATATTCCACACCGTGCTTCAGGCAGAGTCTGTCCAATGTTATAAACTGATTATGCTGCCAGAGTCACACAGCAGATGCAGTGAGAGACCTTCGCAGGACCTTGAGGGGACAAGAGTTATTAGCATAAAGGAACATACTGGGGCAACTGTGCAAGGATGTGCTATGTGCACTTTATTTTTGTGGTCCACTCTTGACCCATAGCAATGGTTTAAAAGTGAATCAGACAGACAGTTTTAAATAGTATATTCCTATTGAATATCAGCATTCTTGAACTATAATATAAAACTGCATTATTCTATAACTTTTATATCTGCATAAATACATCTTCAACCAGACTGGTAGTAACAGGAATAATTTTTCATGCTCTCAGCCATCAGGGttattaaataatgaataaaattgAAGTTTTCTCATTAAATTATACTAAAATTGAGACATGACAATTAAGACAACTCAATCAACTAAATAAACCTCACCTATGGAAgttgaaataatgaaatgtaCTCAAAGCCTAAAAGCACAGGAATAGACTAATTCTCCTACAAAGTTTGCAAAAATGTGCTTCATAATGTGTCACAGTGAAAAAACTAACCGTCCTGCTGCAGTTATTAGTATTTCCCACTgtatcaaaacataaaaaactttatttggAGGATGAGCACTCACCATGTGTGCCTAAAAGCAAAAGCACTTGAGTTAGGTGACATCTGGCATTATGAAACTTTGAAGTACTGACAAACACAGAGCACTTGAAAGCAGCATATCAGCTGGAGCTTTCAGTAACCTAGCAACCACAGACGCGAGCGCTCTGCGTCGTCCAGTCGGACGTCAACTACTCtaacgtttttttttactttaaaagtgtgtttttttagcttttcagaTGGATGTGGCGCTCGAGGCACAAAAGAGACCGCTGGCTACGTTGTCCGCATTCAGCTACATTCCACCACGACGAAAGGGACCAAAGGAAATGTCAATCTTCAACACAGACTCAAGGGTGAGGTGTCGGAGTTAGCAGTTAACGTAAAACTTTGTTGCCAGGCATGCTAGGCTAATGCCACCGCTAATAAAACTAGCCAGTTAGCTAAGTAGCTCATGGGACATATTGGAATTCATAATGGCACTGTGACAAAATCACAGCAGAGAGTTGTGATTGAGTCTCCACACAATGATGGCAATACTTGGAAAGGTCACAGAATTGGCtaaagctaaagttagctgTCATATTTATGAAAGAAGTATGTTTGACATGTAGCTTAGATACAAATGTGTCCCTAGGATACAGGCTACATGCTACAGGCTAGAGAATATTGTCACTGATTAACAACTTTGTTCACTTCCATTAAGATAATGATTTGCAAATGCTTCCCCTCACAACAAACCCAATTGTAAGTAAAATTTCAACAGTAAACCTCTCTGGGGGATGAAAGGTCTATGAGCAATGATAAATATAAAGATCATATCAACACAAAAGAAACCTTTGATGTTGCTCTCAACACCATTTCAGGGTTTCTTTTAAACGATTAATTGAAATACCACTGGTGACTGAgtgctgtttgtttctctgtaacTCGAACCAATTTTGAGAAGAGATTGCTGTAATTGTTGGCTTTGGTTCCACCTCTACCTGCAGGCACCTTGCCCAAAGTGGAACAAAATGACCCCCCTCTGTTTGAGCACAGGCTGTGAATGATAAACACCTGTTCGTTGCCTCTCCGTTGGCAGGTCCCAGAGGTCTCCATGTATGACCAAGTGTTCCACCAGGCCGAGGGTTATGATATGAGACTGCCCCGAGATGAGAGAAATCACTATAAGGCAGGGGGATTAGAAATATACGAAGAGGTAATAAACATAATTCATTGACTGTTTTAGTTCTCAAACATCTCATCTAAAACTGTTTTAGCTGCTGATGAGCTCAGACTTGAGTTACAAGAATCTGACTAGTGTTTAATATCtatttagatgttttattgAAGCAAATATATGAAAGCCATgaacaaaataatgaaaatgaatgaacacCCTTTTTTTGCTGCAGACCCTGTAGAACACGGTCATTTTTGAGAGCCACTGCACTAAAAAAGCCCGGCTATTCATTAGTAAAAGCCCTTGAGCTGATTTAAATGCACAGTTTCTCCCTTGTAGTACAGTTGCATGTGGAGCAGATCCTCTTGTCACATGTTGGTCAATGTGATGAAGGCATTGTGTATCTTTTAATCAATTTCAGAAATGATAGGCA
Coding sequences within:
- the cfap90 gene encoding uncharacterized protein C5orf49 homolog, with translation MDVALEAQKRPLATLSAFSYIPPRRKGPKEMSIFNTDSRVPEVSMYDQVFHQAEGYDMRLPRDERNHYKAGGLEIYEEEKTRAVPLRSSSEYGHRPVPVLYQPGRQYARVASTKEFFMKNGIIWNVAEGYGSVAPV